A single Anas platyrhynchos isolate ZD024472 breed Pekin duck chromosome 17, IASCAAS_PekinDuck_T2T, whole genome shotgun sequence DNA region contains:
- the LOC101804125 gene encoding class II histocompatibility antigen, M alpha chain: MGAAGGRGALLGALLGVALVGAATPEPPVHSLSEVLFCQPDMPSLGLAVTFDNEQLFWFDAPLSRWQPRLPDFPAWPEATEPPSELVHDTTLCQNMLESLTAFTSKYLPMAEAKGIPVANVFLKRPLELGRPNTLVCMVGNIFPPAVTIGWQRDGVPVTDGVTDTTYTPIEDLGFMRFSYLEVTPRAGDVYSCIVTRERDNTSVLAYWVPQDPVPSDVLATALCGAAMALGILLALVGLALLVATYRHRHG; this comes from the exons atgggggctgcgggcgggcgAGGGgcgctgctgggagccctgCTCGGGGTGGCCCTGGTCGGCGCCGCCACCCCCG AGCCGCCGGTGCACAGCCTGTCCGAGGTGCTCTTCTGCCAGCCGGACATGCCCTCGCTGGGGCTGGCGGTGACGTTCGACAACGAGCAGCTCTTCTGGTTCGACGCCCCCCTGTCGCGGTGGCAGCCGCGCCTGCCCGACTTCCCCGCGTGGCCCGAGGCCACCGAGCCACCGTCGGAGCTCGTCCACGACACCACGCTGTGCCAGAACATGCTCGAGTCCCTCACCGCCTTCACTTCGAAGTATTTGCCCATGGCTGAAGCCAAGG GCATCCCGGTGGCCAACGTCTTTCTGAAGCGCCCGCTGGAGCTCGGCCGGCCCAACACGCTGGTGTGCATGGTGGGGAACATCTTCCCGCCCGCCGTCACCATCGGCTGGCAGCGGGACGGCGTCCCCGTCACCGACGGCGTCACCGACACCACCTACACCCCCATCGAGGACCTGGGCTTCATGCGCTTCTCCTACCTGGAGGTGACGCCCCGCGCCGGGGACGTCTACTCCTGCATTGTCACCCGCGAGCGGGACAACACCTCCGTGCTCGCCTACTGGG TGCCGCAGGACCCCGTCCCCTCCGACGTGCTGGCCACGGCGCTGTGCGGCGCTGCCATGGCGCTGGGCATCCTGCTGGCACTGGTGGGGCTGGCGCTGCTGGTGGCCACCTACCGACACCGCCACG GTTGA